A genomic window from Brassica oleracea var. oleracea cultivar TO1000 unplaced genomic scaffold, BOL UnpScaffold00692, whole genome shotgun sequence includes:
- the LOC106319925 gene encoding uncharacterized protein LOC106319925, with protein MVRCVRLWRGEWKKSVEQEWDFLADPEDFGYRVIMSKTASFEALDQLVRRRYSLGPRTPVVVSYRLPSWLLVPHGNKTPPLTISDTAQLSMVLNVRAWLDELSLLVTMGAKGVAEYKFLCRTTFTIGATTYVFDETATENSRAAYEKRGAQTERVMNAVFPEEGMLHFHRVSLEMTFADNFLENRNRRTQRGREIIELDDDDDEMADGTQTNVPTGASPLLPEERADNQVMLTDELANEQLAVACEPNVSMPTQNQNVVGGNGGMDSNVANNTVINFGTEDVGFEDGGGSSTRSTDVNLVRGRHQVSMPTNMVADENSPMIPDPNREMVAAEGLVLASTAPVGSAGDGRGATLPPMMKIAMCCAVKEAGTSGYAQKAPETSSEGSTTDGGC; from the exons ATGGTTCGATGTGTGCGTCTCTGGAGAGGAGAATGGAAGAAGAGTGTGGAACAAGAGTGGGATTTCTTGGCTGACCCAGAAGATTTCGGTTATAGGGTGATAATGAGTAAGACTGCGAGCTTTGAGGCACTGGACCAACTCGTACGCCGCCGTTACAGTCTCGGTCCTCGTACTCCGGTGGTCGTCTCTTACCGTCTGCCAAGCTGGTTGCTCGTCCCCCATGGTAACAAGACACCTCCGTTGACGATCTCAGACACTGCTCAACTCTCGATGGTTCTGAATGTGAGGGCCTGGTTGGATGAGCTTTCTTTACTTGTCACAATGGGAGCTAAGGGGGTGGCGGAGTACAAATTCCTTTGCCGAACAACCTTTACTATTGGCGCTACTACGTATGTGTTTGACGAAACCGCAACGGAGAACTCAAGAGCCGCTTATGAGA AGCGTGGAGCCCAAACTGAGAGGGTTATGAATGCCGTATTTCCGGAGGAAGGAATGCTCCATTTTCACCGAGTTTCATTGGAGATGACCTTCGCAGACAACTTTCTGGAAAACAGGAATCGTAGAACCCAACGAGGGCGGGAGATAATAgagcttgatgatgatgatgatgagatggCTGATGGAACGCAAACTAATGTGCCTACAG GGGCTTCCCCATTGCTGCCTGAAGAAAGAGCTGACAATCAGGTGATGCTGACTGATGAACTTGCTAATGAGCAGTTGGCTGTTGCGTGCGAGCCAAATGTTAGCATGCCAACACAGAATCAGAATGTGGTTGGGGGGAATGGGGGCATGGATAGCAATGTCGCAAATAATACTGTGATTAACTTTGGTACGGAAGATGTTGGGTTTGAAGATGGAGGAGGATCATCGACGAGGTCGACAGATGTAAACTTGGTCCGTGGACGTCATCAGGTCAGCATGCCGACTAACATGGTGGCGGACGAGAACTCCCCCATGATCCCTGATCCAAACAgag AGATGGTAGCTGCTGAGGGGTTGGTATTAGCTTCCACAGCTCCCGTAGGAAGTGCAGGCGACGGCCGTGGAGCCACTCTCCCACCTATGATGAAGATAGCCATGTGCTGCGCAGTGAAGGAGGCTGGAACGAGCGGGTATGCCCAGAAGGCACCAGAGACTTCCTCTGAGGGGAGTACCACTGACGGTGGGTGTTGA